The following proteins are encoded in a genomic region of Zea mays cultivar B73 chromosome 9, Zm-B73-REFERENCE-NAM-5.0, whole genome shotgun sequence:
- the LOC100217005 gene encoding Purine permease 3: MSSPSTATAITASASPAAMQETSNKATTNTTTIASPTTAARYRRPSLLVILSACLVLMGAGGPLLLRVYFVHGGKRLFLSAMLQISGWPLLLPPICVSLYRSRRHGVAKKLLLPPRLAGAAAVLGALYAVSCFVYALGSQALPLSTSSLLLATQLAFTAVFAFLFVGLRFTPFSANAVVLLTIGPAVLGVGPGSGKPAGEASRTYWTGFCEAIAAAALAGLVLPLVEVATARYGRRTGPAARVPPPYATVMQMQAVMGAAGTVVCLLGMAVKSDFQAVASEAATFGLGETNYYLVLVWDAVSWQLLNLGIVGLITCASSLLAGIMIAVLLPLSEVLAVIFLHEKFDGPKGIALVLSLWGFASYLYGEKAQSKMQQTQKMEQQLAIKTDLESAAP; this comes from the coding sequence ATGTCGTCTCCCAGCACGGCCACCGCCATAACGGCTAGTGCCAGTCCAGCGGCCATGCAAGAAACCAGCAACAAAGCAACGACGAACACCACCACTATCGCCTCGCCGACGACGGCGGCGCGCTACCGGCGGCCGTCGCTCCTGGTCATACTAAGCGCCTGCCTCGTGCTCATGGGAGCCGGCGGCCCGCTCCTCCTCCGCGTCTACTTCGTCCACGGGGGCAAGCGCCTGTTCCTGTCCGCCATGCTGCAGATCTCCGGGTGGCCCCTCCTCCTGCCGCCCATCTGCGTCTCGCTCTACCGGAGCCGCCGCCACGGCGTGGCGAAGAAGCTCCTCCTCCCGCCGCGCCTCGCCGGCGCCGCGGCCGTCCTCGGGGCGCTCTACGCCGTCTCCTGCTTCGTGTACGCGCTGGGGTCGCAGGCCCTGCCGCTGTccacgtcgtcgctgctgctggccaCGCAGCTCGCCTTCACCGCGGTGTTCGCGTTCCTCTTCGTCGGCCTCCGCTTCACGCCCTTCTCGGCCAACGCCGTCGTGCTGCTCACCATCGGCCCCGCCGTGCTGGGCGTCGGGCCCGGCTCCGGGAAGCCGGCCGGCGAGGCCTCGAGGACGTACTGGACAGGGTTCTGCGAGGCGATCGCCGCGGCTGCGCTCGCCGGGCTTGTGCTGCCGCTCGTCGAGGTCGCCACGGCGCGCTACGGCCGTCGGACGGGACCCGCGGCGAGGGTGCCGCCGCCGTACGCGACCGTGATGCAGATGCAGGCTGTGATGGGCGCAGCCGGCACGGTGGTGTGCCTGCTTGGCATGGCCGTCAAGAGCGACTTCCAGGCGGTGGCAAGTGAGGCCGCCACGTTTGGGCTTGGCGAGACCAACTACTACCTGGTGCTCGTCTGGGACGCCGTCTCGTGGCAGCTGCTGAACCTGGGGATCGTGGGGCTCATCACCTGCGCCTCCTCGCTCCTCGCCGGCATCATGATCGCCGTCCTCCTGCCGCTCTCCGAGGTCCTCGCTGTCATCTTCCTCCACGAGAAATTCGATGGGCCCAAGGGCATTGCGCTCGTCCTCTCCCTTTGGGGCTTCGCCTCATACCTCTACGGTGAGAAGGCGCAAAGCAAGATGCAGCAGACTCAGAAGATGGAGCAGCAGTTGGCCATCAAGACAGACCTGGAATCAGCTGCTCCTTGA
- the LOC100383174 gene encoding Transport inhibitor response 1-like protein codes for MSEEDEDQPPPKRPCASPPADQVLDNVLETVLQFLDAPRDRSAASLVCRSWHRAESATRDSVAVRNLLAASATRAARRFPNARSLLLKGRPRFADFNLLPHGWDASAFRPWAAAVAAGSFPALTSLYLKRIPVTDADLDLLSRPLPASFRDLTLHLCDGFTSRGLASIASHCRGLRVLDVVECDMAEEQEVVDWVAAFPPEPTNLESLSFECYEPPVAFATLEALVARSPRLSRLGVNLHVSLGQLRRLMAHAPRLSHLGTGSFRPAEGGEGEAEFGEVVSAFVSAGRARTLVSLSGFRDLAQEYLPIIDVVCSHLKSLDLSYAAVTPNQILMFIGQCYNLETLWVLDSVRDEGLDAVGIYCKKLQTLRVLPLDAHEDADELVSEVGLTAIARGCPALRSILYFCQTMTNAAVVDMSRHCPELKVFRLCIMGRHQPDHATEEPMDEGFGAIVKNCRKLTRLSTSGQLTDRAFEYIGRHGKSLRTLSVAFAGNSDVALQYILRGCSKLEKLEIRDCPFGDAGLLSGMHQFYNMRFVWMSGCNLTLRGCKEVARGLPRMVVELINGQPDESERKESVDILYMYRSLDGPREDVPPFVKIL; via the exons ATGTCAGAGGAGGACGAGGACCAGCCGCCGCCCAAGCGGCCGTGCGCGTCGCCGCCCGCGGACCAGGTGCTCGACAACGTGCTCGAGACGGTGCTCCAGTTCCTGGACGCCCCGCGGGACCGGAGCGCCGCCTCGCTGGTCTGCCGCTCCTGGCACCGCGCCGAGTCCGCCACCCGCGACTCCGTCGCCGTCCGCAACCTCCTGGCCGCCTCGGCCACCCGCGCCGCGCGCCGCTTCCCCAACGCGCGGAGCCTCCTCCTCAAGGGCCGCCCGCGCTTCGCCGACTTCAACCTCCTCCCGCACGGCTGGGACGCCTCCGCCTTCCGCCCCtgggccgccgccgtcgccgccgggtCCTTCCCCGCGCTCACCTCGCTCTACCTCAAGCGCATCCCCGTCACCGACGCTGACCTCGACCTCCTCTCCCGCCCGCTCCCGGCGTCATTCCGCGACCTCACACTGCACCTCTGCGACGGCTTCACCTCGCGCGGGCTCGCCTCCATCGCCTCCCATTGCAG GGGCCTGCGAGTGCTCGACGTGGTGGAGTGCGACATGGCCGAGGAGCAGGAGGTCGTGGACTGGGTGGCCGCGTTCCCGCCGGAGCCCACCAACCTGGAGTCGCTCTCGTTCGAGTGCTACGAGCCGCCCGTGGCCTTCGCCACGCTCGAGGCGCTCGTGGCGCGGTCCCCGCGCCTCAGCCGCCTGGGGGTCAACCTGCACGTCTCGCTCGGCCAGCTGCGCCGCCTCATGGCGCACGCCCCGCGCTTGTCGCACCTGGGCACCGGGTCGTTCCGCCCGGCGGAAGGCGGCGAGGGGGAGGCAGAGTTCGGGGAGGTTGTCTCTGCATTCGTGTCCGCTGGGCGAGCGCGCACGCTTGTTTCTCTCTCCGGCTTCCGTGACCTCGCGCAAGAGTACCTGCCAATCATCGACGTGGTGTGCTCCCACTTGAAGAGCCTTGACTTAAGCTACGCCGCGGTCACCCCGAATCAGATCCTGATGTTCATCGGGCAATGCTACAACCTTGAGACGCTATGG GTACTTGACTCGGTGCGCGACGAAGGGCTCGACGCCGTGGGGATTTACTGCAAGAAGCTCCAGACTCTTCGCGTGCTCCCATTGGATGCGCATGAGGATGCCGACGAGTTGGTATCGGAGGTTGGCCTTACTGCCATCGCACGGGGCTGCCCTGCTCTCCGTTCAATACTATATTTTTGCCAGACAATGACCAACGCTGCTGTTGTCGACATGTCGCGCCACTGCCCGGAGCTCAAGGTATTCCGGTTATGTATAATGGGACGACACCAGCCGGACCATGCGACTGAGGAGCCCATGGATGAAGGATTCGGTGCCATTGTTAAGAACTGTAGGAAGCTTACCAGGCTATCCACGTCGGGGCAACTTACTGACCGGGCGTTTGAGTACATTGGCAGGCATGGCAAGTCCCTGCGGACGCTCTCTGTAGCGTTTGCTGGAAACAGCGACGTGGCGCTGCAATACATCCTCCGGGGCTGCTCAAAGCTCGAGAAGCTGGAGATAAGGGACTGCCCTTTCGGTGATGCCGGCCTCCTCTCTGGGATGCACCAGTTCTATAACATGCGGTTCGTCTGGATGTCAGGCTGCAACCTGACCCTGCGGGGGTGCAAGGAGGTGGCTCGGGGGCTACCACGAATGGTGGTGGAGTTGATAAATGGCCAGCCTGATGAGAGCGAGAGGAAGGAAAGTGTGGACATCTTATACATGTATCGGTCACTCGATGGTCCAAGGGAAGATGTACCACCATTTGTGAAGATCCTGTGA